A window of Costertonia aggregata contains these coding sequences:
- a CDS encoding M42 family metallopeptidase has protein sequence MKTKKILTKKSIDFLGNYLNNASPTGYEWEGQKLWMDYLKPYVDTFITDTYGTAVGVVNPDAKFKVVIEGHSDEISWYVNYITDNGLLYVIRNGGSDHQIAPSKWVNIHTKKGIVKGVFGWPAIHTRKSGKEEPPKLDNIFIDIGAKDAEEVKKMGVHVGCVITYPDEFHILNKDKFVCRAIDNRAGGFMIAEVARLLHENKKKLPFGLYITNSVQEEIGLRGAEMITQTIKPNIAIVTDVCHDTTTPMIDKKTQGHTEMGAGPVISYAPAVQNKLRERILETAETNKIPFQRMAASRMTGTDTDAFAYSNGGVASALISLPLRYMHTTVETVHKDDVENVIRLIYETLLTIKEGETFSYFE, from the coding sequence ATGAAGACAAAGAAGATTCTCACTAAAAAGTCAATTGATTTTTTAGGCAACTATTTAAACAATGCATCGCCAACTGGATATGAATGGGAAGGGCAAAAGTTATGGATGGACTATCTGAAGCCCTATGTTGATACTTTTATTACGGACACTTACGGTACGGCTGTAGGGGTAGTAAACCCCGATGCAAAATTCAAAGTGGTCATTGAGGGGCATTCCGACGAGATTTCTTGGTATGTTAATTACATAACAGACAATGGTCTTTTATATGTTATACGCAATGGTGGAAGCGACCACCAGATAGCCCCCTCAAAATGGGTAAACATACACACAAAAAAAGGAATCGTGAAGGGCGTTTTTGGTTGGCCCGCCATACATACCAGGAAAAGCGGAAAGGAAGAACCGCCCAAATTGGACAATATTTTTATTGATATAGGTGCAAAGGATGCAGAAGAAGTAAAGAAAATGGGCGTTCATGTTGGATGCGTCATTACCTACCCCGATGAATTTCACATTTTGAACAAGGATAAATTTGTTTGTAGGGCGATAGATAATCGTGCTGGCGGTTTTATGATCGCTGAAGTGGCCCGGCTGCTACATGAGAACAAAAAGAAACTGCCTTTTGGCCTTTACATTACCAATTCGGTTCAAGAGGAAATCGGCTTGCGTGGCGCAGAAATGATTACACAGACCATTAAGCCCAATATTGCCATAGTTACCGATGTTTGCCACGACACGACCACACCAATGATAGATAAAAAGACCCAAGGGCATACAGAAATGGGTGCTGGCCCTGTTATTTCTTATGCTCCTGCCGTTCAAAATAAACTGCGTGAGCGTATTTTAGAGACTGCCGAGACCAATAAAATTCCTTTTCAGCGCATGGCGGCATCAAGAATGACTGGTACCGATACCGATGCTTTTGCCTACAGCAATGGCGGTGTTGCATCTGCTTTGATATCATTACCGTTACGCTACATGCACACGACCGTTGAAACGGTTCATAAAGATGATGTCGAAAATGTTATCCGATTGATTTATGAAACCTTGCTTACCATAAAGGAGGGTGAAACATTCAGTTATTTTGAGTAG
- a CDS encoding DUF6495 family protein, translated as MKYERLTKQQLEELRPEFINFLATQSITADEWRKLKKDKPQVAEEELDVFSDLIWEGVLTKVSYLENISARQMHLFYLTDKEMKLLSVKIMNPDIDLTTKVGFNWFKKNWQSDFVEYLTASKAYTEDKNLDKFNLIKQGAVITKGDLYRWFDNIIG; from the coding sequence ATGAAGTATGAAAGACTTACAAAACAGCAATTGGAGGAGTTACGACCAGAATTTATAAATTTCTTGGCAACACAGTCCATAACGGCCGATGAGTGGAGAAAATTAAAAAAGGATAAACCACAAGTAGCCGAGGAAGAGCTAGATGTATTCAGTGATTTGATATGGGAAGGGGTTTTGACCAAAGTATCGTACTTGGAAAATATTTCGGCACGGCAAATGCACCTTTTTTATCTCACTGATAAAGAGATGAAATTACTATCCGTCAAAATAATGAATCCAGATATCGATTTAACGACCAAAGTGGGCTTCAACTGGTTCAAAAAAAACTGGCAATCAGATTTTGTGGAATACCTCACGGCTTCCAAAGCGTATACCGAGGATAAAAACCTTGATAAGTTTAATCTTATCAAACAAGGAGCGGTAATTACAAAAGGTGACCTGTATCGCTGGTTTGATAATATCATCGGATAA
- a CDS encoding NADP-dependent isocitrate dehydrogenase, whose protein sequence is MPKIIYTKTDEAPALATQSFLPIVKAFAKTSDINIETKDISLAARILAVFPEFLEEGQRVSDDLSFLGELAKTPEANIIKLPNISASIPQLKEAITELQKKGYNLPDYPDEAADENKKNIKSRYDKIKGSAVNPVLREGNSDRRAPKPIKNYAKKNPHSMGAWSSDSKTHVATMNHGDFKSNEKSLTIDTPTEVRIELIDENGEHTVLKEKIPLMAGEIIDATVMCKSALINFLKEQIVDAKEKGVLFSLHLKATMMKVSDPIIFGHAVESFFSKVFSKYSDTFEEVGISANDGLENLFNKLKELPRDLQVEIENAIESTLESGPDLAMVNSDRGITNLHVPSDIIIDASMPAMIRNSGQMWNADGKAQDTKAVIPDSSYAGIYSATINFCKEHGAFDPTTMGTVPNVGLMAQKAEEYGSHDKTFEVKAKGTVHVIDVNTGKNLIYHTVEKGDIWRMCQVKDGPIRDWVKLAVTRAKATKMPAIFWLDENRAHDIELIKKVNTYLSDYDVSGLDIKILSPIEATKYTLKRLKNGEDTISVSGNVLRDYLTDLFPILEVGTSAKMLSIVPLMNGGGLFETGAGGSAPKHVEQFLEEGHLRWDSLGEFLALGVSLEHYAEKNKNDKAQVLADTLDIATEKFLENDRSPSRKVNELDNRGSHFYLTLYWAEALSKQNKDEELRLKFSGVFDKLMQQQETILSEMNNAQGNPQDIGGYYKPNVEKIAKAMRPSESFNTILQNM, encoded by the coding sequence ATGCCAAAAATAATTTACACAAAAACCGATGAGGCCCCAGCATTGGCCACTCAATCGTTCTTGCCGATTGTAAAAGCGTTCGCAAAAACATCGGATATCAATATAGAGACCAAAGATATATCTCTGGCCGCTAGAATATTAGCTGTTTTTCCAGAATTCTTAGAAGAAGGCCAAAGGGTTTCGGACGATCTTTCTTTTTTGGGCGAATTGGCAAAAACCCCAGAGGCCAATATTATTAAATTACCCAACATAAGTGCCTCAATTCCACAATTGAAAGAGGCCATTACCGAGCTACAGAAAAAAGGATATAACTTACCTGATTATCCGGACGAGGCAGCTGACGAAAACAAAAAAAATATAAAATCCAGATATGATAAAATAAAAGGTAGCGCCGTAAATCCTGTTTTAAGAGAGGGTAATTCAGATAGGCGTGCACCTAAACCCATAAAAAACTACGCAAAAAAGAACCCGCATAGCATGGGGGCTTGGAGCTCGGATTCAAAAACACATGTTGCCACAATGAACCATGGTGATTTTAAATCCAATGAAAAATCACTTACAATTGATACGCCGACCGAAGTTAGAATAGAATTAATTGATGAAAACGGGGAGCACACGGTTCTTAAAGAAAAAATTCCCTTAATGGCAGGAGAAATTATTGATGCTACCGTAATGTGCAAAAGCGCATTGATTAATTTCTTAAAAGAGCAAATTGTAGATGCCAAGGAAAAAGGAGTCTTATTTTCACTCCACCTAAAGGCTACAATGATGAAAGTTTCCGACCCAATTATCTTTGGTCATGCGGTCGAATCCTTTTTTTCAAAAGTATTTTCAAAATACAGCGATACTTTTGAGGAAGTTGGGATAAGCGCCAATGACGGTTTGGAAAACCTCTTTAACAAATTAAAAGAGCTACCAAGGGATCTACAGGTCGAAATTGAAAATGCTATTGAAAGTACCCTTGAGAGCGGACCGGATTTGGCCATGGTAAATTCGGACCGTGGCATTACGAACCTGCATGTGCCAAGTGATATCATTATTGATGCTTCTATGCCGGCAATGATCCGTAATTCAGGACAAATGTGGAATGCCGACGGAAAAGCACAAGACACAAAAGCCGTTATACCCGATAGTAGTTATGCCGGTATTTATAGTGCTACAATAAATTTTTGCAAAGAGCACGGTGCATTTGATCCTACGACCATGGGTACAGTACCAAACGTTGGTCTTATGGCGCAAAAAGCAGAGGAATACGGTTCTCACGACAAAACTTTTGAAGTAAAAGCAAAAGGTACGGTACATGTGATTGATGTAAATACCGGTAAAAATCTAATTTACCATACCGTAGAAAAAGGAGATATTTGGAGAATGTGCCAAGTAAAAGACGGCCCCATTCGTGATTGGGTAAAATTAGCGGTGACCCGGGCAAAGGCAACAAAAATGCCGGCGATTTTCTGGTTAGACGAGAATAGAGCACATGATATTGAGCTTATCAAAAAAGTCAATACCTATCTGTCGGATTATGATGTGTCTGGATTGGATATTAAAATATTATCCCCGATTGAAGCGACAAAATACACATTAAAAAGACTCAAAAACGGAGAAGATACAATTTCTGTATCCGGAAATGTTCTTCGTGATTATCTGACCGATTTATTCCCTATTCTTGAAGTAGGTACCAGTGCAAAAATGCTATCTATAGTGCCATTAATGAACGGTGGAGGGCTTTTTGAAACAGGAGCTGGGGGCTCTGCGCCAAAACACGTCGAACAATTCCTGGAAGAAGGCCATTTACGTTGGGATTCTCTAGGAGAATTTTTGGCCTTGGGGGTTTCTTTGGAACACTATGCGGAAAAAAATAAAAATGATAAAGCCCAAGTACTGGCCGACACTCTGGATATTGCTACTGAAAAATTTTTGGAGAATGATAGATCTCCGTCAAGAAAAGTAAATGAATTGGATAATAGGGGAAGTCATTTTTATCTAACCCTATATTGGGCCGAAGCCCTATCAAAACAAAATAAAGATGAAGAGCTTAGATTAAAATTCTCAGGGGTTTTTGACAAATTGATGCAACAACAGGAAACCATACTATCCGAAATGAATAATGCACAAGGCAATCCCCAGGACATTGGCGGTTATTATAAACCCAATGTGGAAAAAATCGCTAAAGCCATGAGGCCTAGTGAAAGTTTTAATACTATACTTCAAAACATGTAA
- a CDS encoding DUF4249 family protein — MRKLIKIFFLSLLFFGCEDVIDIDTPSEPPRLVVDGILRVNESEDFIPVEIKFSLTNNFFEPIENTSVENAIIIIEEFSENGTIIDTRFSNLYEENPGSGIYVPNPNFSSDQRIPTTILQKNIRFTLLVEFRERIYAARTEYAKAPRIDMLEQRDGNLFGEDEVEIAVTFTDIPNEDNFYGFDFGFNEFLPTEDTFYKGEQFEFSYFYDNNLEPGTELEISILGSDIEWYNYMNLIVAQSDGNQGPFQTPVSTIRGNIFDITDIDNIDSFDNVEATDTFALGYFAVVQEFKQTILIE, encoded by the coding sequence ATGAGAAAACTAATTAAAATATTCTTTTTAAGCTTGCTTTTTTTTGGATGCGAAGATGTGATCGATATTGACACACCTTCAGAACCACCAAGGCTTGTTGTGGATGGAATTTTAAGGGTGAATGAGAGTGAGGATTTTATCCCTGTTGAAATTAAATTTTCTCTAACGAATAATTTTTTTGAGCCCATAGAAAATACATCTGTTGAAAATGCCATTATAATTATCGAAGAATTCAGCGAGAACGGAACAATAATAGACACCAGATTTTCAAATTTATATGAAGAGAATCCGGGTTCAGGTATATATGTGCCAAATCCAAATTTTTCATCTGATCAACGGATACCTACGACCATACTACAAAAAAATATACGTTTCACACTATTAGTTGAGTTTCGAGAAAGAATATATGCTGCCCGCACTGAGTATGCCAAAGCACCAAGAATTGATATGCTGGAACAAAGAGACGGAAACTTATTTGGTGAAGATGAAGTTGAAATTGCCGTAACCTTTACCGACATACCCAACGAGGACAACTTTTATGGATTTGATTTTGGGTTCAATGAATTTTTACCAACTGAGGATACCTTTTATAAAGGCGAACAATTTGAGTTCTCCTATTTTTATGATAACAACCTTGAACCAGGCACCGAGCTAGAAATAAGTATTTTAGGATCAGATATAGAATGGTACAACTATATGAATCTTATTGTAGCGCAAAGTGACGGAAACCAAGGACCTTTCCAAACTCCAGTGTCCACAATCAGAGGGAATATATTTGATATAACAGACATAGATAATATTGATTCATTTGATAATGTTGAAGCAACGGACACCTTCGCTCTCGGATATTTTGCCGTTGTACAAGAATTCAAACAGACTATTCTTATCGAATAA
- the hisS gene encoding histidine--tRNA ligase: MAQKPSIPKGTRDFSPSEVVKRNYIFDTVKRHFKTFGFQPIETPSFENSDTLLGKYGDEGDRLIFKILDSGDYLSKIKRIVSDTDFFVSFQKEVIEKLKPKIDSLNIDVDKFSDNAEYRNNLLDDLISKKEILKNVVDVYAKEKNSFVDFLNDKETAFFIASKSLKLYIEILIRTKSIAFHKMDLFIEQIINEKAKSQIYDGIKSNKASKYLSEKALRYDLTVPFARYVVMHQNEIDFPFKRYQIQPVWRADRPQKGRFREFYQCDADVVGSTSLLQEVELVQLYDSVFTDLKLEGVNIKLNNRKILAGIAEVIGAKHLLIDFTVALDKLDKIGPEKVKQEMLNRGLSKDAIAKVEPLFSISGTNSEQLNVLENLLKDSEEGTKGVSELRFIVDTINELGLQSAQLSIDVTLARGLNYYTGAIFEVAAPKGVQIGSIGGGGRYDDLTGIFGLKDVSGVGISFGLDRIYLVIEELNLFPQTIDKSLDVLCLNYGEKEALASLRLITTLRKCGIKADLYPAGTKIQKQFKYADKRNVPYVIIIGEEELKNNSFAVKNMKSGEQKTYDLTSPDEFIDLIK, translated from the coding sequence ATGGCACAAAAACCAAGTATACCCAAGGGTACAAGAGATTTCTCACCTTCAGAGGTCGTAAAGCGAAACTATATTTTCGACACTGTAAAAAGGCATTTCAAAACCTTTGGTTTTCAACCCATTGAAACCCCTTCTTTTGAAAATTCCGATACTTTATTGGGAAAGTACGGTGATGAAGGCGATAGGCTTATCTTTAAGATATTAGATTCGGGAGATTACTTATCTAAAATTAAAAGAATAGTGTCTGATACTGATTTTTTTGTGTCCTTTCAAAAGGAAGTAATCGAAAAGTTAAAGCCTAAAATTGATTCATTAAATATTGATGTTGATAAGTTTTCTGATAATGCTGAGTATAGAAATAACTTGTTAGATGACTTGATAAGTAAAAAAGAAATTTTAAAAAATGTAGTTGATGTATATGCTAAAGAGAAAAACTCTTTTGTTGATTTTCTAAATGATAAAGAAACTGCTTTTTTTATCGCATCTAAATCTCTTAAGCTCTATATTGAAATTTTGATTAGAACAAAGAGTATTGCTTTTCATAAGATGGATCTATTTATAGAGCAAATCATAAATGAGAAAGCAAAATCTCAAATTTATGATGGGATTAAATCAAATAAAGCAAGTAAATACTTGTCAGAAAAAGCCCTACGTTACGATCTAACGGTACCCTTTGCACGCTATGTGGTCATGCACCAAAATGAAATAGATTTTCCCTTTAAACGATATCAAATTCAACCGGTTTGGCGAGCAGATAGGCCACAAAAAGGTCGTTTTCGTGAGTTTTACCAATGTGATGCAGATGTTGTAGGTTCTACCTCCTTGCTGCAAGAAGTTGAACTTGTGCAATTGTATGATTCCGTTTTTACAGATTTAAAACTGGAAGGCGTCAACATAAAACTGAACAATCGTAAAATCTTGGCGGGGATAGCTGAAGTGATCGGTGCCAAACATCTGCTCATAGACTTTACGGTGGCTTTGGACAAATTGGATAAAATAGGTCCTGAAAAAGTAAAACAGGAAATGTTGAATAGGGGGCTTTCCAAGGATGCCATCGCCAAAGTAGAACCCTTATTTAGTATATCGGGAACCAATTCCGAACAACTTAATGTTTTGGAAAACCTATTGAAAGATTCCGAAGAAGGTACAAAAGGTGTTTCAGAATTACGCTTCATCGTAGACACTATCAATGAACTAGGGCTGCAATCGGCCCAATTATCCATAGATGTAACTCTGGCAAGAGGACTCAATTATTACACCGGCGCCATTTTTGAAGTTGCTGCGCCCAAAGGTGTACAGATAGGTTCTATTGGTGGTGGTGGCCGTTATGATGATCTTACCGGTATTTTTGGATTAAAAGATGTAAGCGGGGTAGGTATTTCCTTTGGACTCGACCGAATTTATTTGGTAATCGAAGAACTGAACCTATTTCCACAAACAATCGACAAATCCTTGGATGTACTTTGTCTTAATTACGGCGAAAAAGAAGCTCTCGCTTCTTTGAGGTTGATAACTACCTTGCGAAAATGTGGTATAAAGGCCGATTTATATCCTGCCGGCACCAAAATTCAAAAACAATTCAAGTATGCTGACAAACGCAATGTGCCTTACGTAATCATAATCGGGGAAGAGGAATTGAAAAACAACTCTTTCGCGGTAAAGAATATGAAAAGTGGCGAACAAAAAACTTATGATTTAACGAGTCCGGACGAATTCATTGATTTAATCAAATAG
- a CDS encoding TonB-dependent receptor has translation MRLPTKLTYIFFLFLGSLTFAQQKYTLSGTITEASSNETLIGVTIAVPELRTGVTTNEYGFYSITLPEGNYNIQVSYLGFQDIVQNIVLSENLKIDFKLFEEAEQLEEVEVTENVEKLSIRKPQMSVNTVSVQTIKQIPVVLGEADVIKSLVLLPGVTNAGEGSSGFNVRGGAVDQNLILLDEATIFNSSHLFGFFSVFNPDAIKDVKLYKGGIPARYGGRVSSVLEIFQKEGNSKEIKVNGGIGAVASRLLVEGPVIKDKAAFLIGGRASYAHLFLPLFDIENKAYFYDLNTKFNYRINDKNNIFLSGYFGRDVFSISESFENIYGNAVGNFRWNHLFSDRLFSNLSLIYSDYFYGLELDFVGFKWNSGIQNFNLKYDLKHYLNDNLQINYGLNNIYYSFNPGRIKPNGPDSGIVEEQLIKKYANETAVYVDFEHTLSEKLSFQYGLRLSHFIRLGQDEINVYLNDNPVLFNPFSLVYQEAPIIGKINSSRSEQLASFTNFEPRFSVAYSFNENNSFKASYTRLAQYLHLLSNTNSPTPLDVWTPSGPFVKPQLLDQYALGYFKNINDRDYSFETEVFYKDIQNRIDYIDGANLIANNAIEQVILNGEARAYGLEILFRKNEGKFKGWLAYTLSKSEQRTPGREPFTDNGRSNMETGINLGQWYNTPYDKTHDVSLFASYELNKKWSFNSNFVYQTGQPTNYPVGQFEFQGLVVPYFGLRNQERLPAYHRIDISATLTPRKNINRNWKGEWIFSVYNLYNRRNAASINFRQNQDTGNNEAVRTSIFGVVPAVTYNFKF, from the coding sequence ATGAGATTGCCTACCAAGCTAACCTATATATTTTTTCTTTTCTTAGGTTCCTTAACTTTTGCACAACAAAAATATACACTTAGCGGAACTATTACCGAAGCATCGAGCAACGAGACATTAATAGGCGTTACCATTGCCGTACCTGAATTAAGAACAGGAGTCACAACAAATGAATATGGGTTTTACTCCATCACGCTGCCCGAGGGAAACTACAATATACAGGTAAGCTATTTAGGATTTCAGGATATTGTTCAAAATATAGTCTTATCCGAAAATTTAAAAATCGATTTCAAACTATTTGAAGAAGCCGAGCAATTAGAAGAGGTAGAAGTAACCGAAAATGTGGAAAAATTAAGCATTCGAAAGCCTCAAATGAGTGTCAATACCGTATCGGTACAGACCATTAAGCAAATTCCCGTAGTACTGGGGGAAGCAGATGTCATAAAATCATTGGTCCTTCTTCCCGGTGTTACCAATGCAGGAGAGGGGTCATCTGGTTTTAACGTACGTGGTGGTGCCGTAGACCAAAACCTCATATTACTGGATGAAGCTACAATATTCAATTCATCGCACCTTTTTGGCTTCTTTTCGGTTTTTAATCCGGATGCGATAAAAGATGTGAAGCTATACAAAGGTGGTATCCCGGCACGCTATGGTGGTAGGGTATCTTCGGTCCTGGAGATTTTTCAAAAAGAAGGTAATAGTAAAGAAATAAAGGTCAATGGCGGTATAGGTGCCGTTGCGAGCCGACTATTGGTTGAAGGTCCCGTAATAAAAGACAAAGCTGCCTTTCTCATAGGAGGAAGGGCTTCATATGCGCACTTATTTCTACCACTATTCGATATAGAAAATAAAGCCTATTTCTACGATTTAAATACTAAGTTCAATTATAGGATAAACGATAAGAATAACATTTTTCTATCCGGATATTTTGGCAGGGATGTGTTTAGCATATCCGAGAGTTTTGAAAATATATACGGGAATGCCGTAGGTAATTTTAGATGGAACCATTTATTTTCCGATAGGTTATTTTCCAATCTTTCATTAATTTATTCAGATTATTTTTATGGTTTGGAACTTGATTTTGTAGGCTTTAAATGGAATTCTGGCATACAAAATTTTAACCTTAAATACGACCTAAAACATTATTTGAACGATAACCTTCAAATCAATTATGGTTTAAACAATATCTATTATAGCTTCAATCCCGGAAGAATTAAGCCAAATGGTCCCGATTCTGGCATTGTAGAAGAGCAACTCATAAAAAAATATGCCAATGAAACAGCCGTTTATGTTGATTTTGAACATACTTTAAGTGAAAAGTTAAGCTTTCAATATGGTTTACGTTTGAGTCATTTTATACGTTTGGGACAAGATGAAATCAACGTTTATTTAAATGACAATCCGGTCTTGTTCAATCCATTTTCCTTAGTCTACCAAGAAGCTCCGATTATCGGCAAAATAAATTCCAGCAGAAGTGAACAATTGGCGAGCTTCACGAATTTTGAACCTAGATTTTCCGTTGCCTATAGTTTCAATGAAAATAATTCGTTCAAAGCAAGTTACACCAGGTTGGCACAATATTTACATTTACTTTCAAACACCAACTCCCCTACTCCGTTGGACGTTTGGACCCCTAGTGGCCCCTTTGTGAAACCCCAATTATTGGATCAATATGCACTGGGGTACTTTAAAAATATCAATGACAGGGATTACTCATTTGAAACTGAGGTATTTTATAAGGATATTCAAAATCGTATAGATTATATAGATGGTGCAAACCTTATAGCCAATAATGCAATAGAACAAGTAATACTAAATGGTGAGGCAAGAGCTTATGGTTTGGAAATTCTATTTAGGAAAAATGAAGGTAAGTTCAAAGGATGGTTAGCCTATACACTTTCAAAATCTGAACAAAGAACGCCAGGTCGCGAACCTTTTACCGATAACGGTCGCTCTAATATGGAGACAGGAATAAACCTAGGCCAGTGGTACAATACCCCTTATGATAAAACACATGACGTTTCATTGTTCGCTAGTTATGAATTGAACAAGAAATGGAGTTTTAACTCAAACTTTGTTTATCAAACCGGTCAGCCCACCAACTATCCCGTCGGCCAGTTCGAATTTCAAGGCTTGGTTGTTCCATATTTCGGTTTGCGAAACCAAGAGAGGCTCCCTGCATACCATAGAATAGATATATCCGCTACACTTACACCTCGAAAAAATATCAATAGAAATTGGAAAGGGGAATGGATTTTTAGTGTATACAATCTGTACAATAGAAGAAACGCTGCTTCTATAAACTTTAGACAAAATCAAGATACGGGTAATAATGAAGCGGTAAGAACTTCCATTTTTGGTGTGGTACCTGCAGTTACTTATAACTTTAAATTTTAG
- a CDS encoding DUF4294 domain-containing protein: protein MIKKIALIPLFFFCHGIWSQVEEQPLDSVQERYIMVEGDSIFQTSIPLDDVYVFSKLKFDTYKEKLRYYILRRKTIKVYPYAKLAADRLVELNDSLKLIKKKRKRKKYTKKVQKYIEEEFSEELKKLTRTEGQILVKLIYRQTGKTAFDLVKELRSGWRAFWYNTTAKMFKISIKEEFHPDAVHEDYLIEDILQRAFAEGRLEKQNTALDYDYASLTNKWNTKTKPK, encoded by the coding sequence ATGATAAAAAAAATAGCATTAATACCACTTTTCTTTTTTTGCCATGGTATATGGTCTCAAGTAGAGGAACAACCTTTAGACTCTGTTCAGGAACGGTACATAATGGTAGAGGGGGATTCTATTTTTCAGACCTCTATCCCTTTGGATGATGTCTATGTTTTTAGCAAATTAAAATTTGATACCTATAAAGAAAAACTCAGGTACTATATTTTAAGAAGAAAAACGATAAAGGTTTACCCTTATGCCAAATTAGCGGCAGATCGGTTGGTAGAGCTCAACGATAGTTTAAAGCTTATCAAGAAAAAGCGAAAACGAAAAAAATATACCAAAAAAGTACAGAAATACATTGAGGAAGAATTTTCTGAGGAATTAAAAAAACTCACTCGAACAGAAGGCCAAATATTGGTCAAATTAATTTATAGGCAAACCGGAAAAACCGCTTTTGACCTAGTAAAAGAGCTTCGTAGTGGCTGGCGCGCCTTTTGGTACAACACCACTGCGAAAATGTTCAAGATAAGTATCAAAGAAGAGTTTCATCCAGATGCGGTGCATGAAGATTATCTTATAGAAGATATATTGCAAAGAGCTTTTGCAGAAGGCAGGCTTGAAAAACAAAATACCGCTCTTGACTATGATTATGCATCCCTTACCAATAAGTGGAATACGAAAACCAAACCAAAATAG
- a CDS encoding DUF6095 family protein, protein MKTNKNLLFKGLKFLGYTTILMFTAPAIIYRGFQSEGHPLYWPVLILGFILAIGAVLCGFYGIKLLIDSLFGKKK, encoded by the coding sequence ATGAAAACAAATAAGAATTTATTGTTCAAAGGCTTAAAATTCCTCGGATATACTACTATATTAATGTTTACAGCTCCGGCTATTATTTATAGAGGTTTCCAAAGTGAAGGTCATCCATTATACTGGCCAGTATTAATTTTAGGCTTTATATTGGCCATTGGAGCGGTTTTATGTGGTTTTTATGGTATTAAGCTTTTGATTGATTCCCTTTTCGGTAAAAAAAAGTGA
- the rpsR gene encoding 30S ribosomal protein S18 — MSSIEQQAKSKKDGEIRYLTPLNIETNTQKKYCRFKKSGIKYIDYKDPDFLMKLVNEQGKLLPRRLTGTSMKYQRKVAQAVKRARHIALMPYVGDLLK; from the coding sequence ATGTCATCTATAGAACAACAGGCTAAAAGCAAAAAAGATGGGGAAATCAGGTATTTGACCCCATTGAATATTGAAACCAATACGCAAAAGAAATATTGCAGGTTCAAAAAATCCGGTATTAAGTATATCGACTACAAAGACCCTGATTTTTTGATGAAATTGGTAAACGAGCAAGGCAAGCTTCTACCTAGAAGACTTACCGGTACCTCTATGAAATATCAAAGAAAAGTGGCCCAAGCTGTAAAAAGGGCACGTCATATAGCACTAATGCCTTATGTTGGCGATTTACTAAAATAA
- the rplI gene encoding 50S ribosomal protein L9 yields MELILKEDVQNLGFKDDLVTVKNGYGRNYLIPNGLAAMATSSAKKVLAENLKQKAHKEKKIVDDANKVAEALKQLEVKITAKVGAGDKLFGSIGTADLADALAKEGHEIDRKYISIQGGTVKRTGPYNAQIRLHRDVIVDFPFEVIAEQK; encoded by the coding sequence ATGGAACTTATACTAAAGGAAGACGTACAGAACTTAGGCTTTAAAGACGACCTGGTAACTGTAAAGAACGGATATGGTAGAAACTACCTTATACCTAACGGATTGGCAGCTATGGCTACATCTTCTGCAAAAAAAGTACTTGCGGAAAATTTGAAGCAAAAAGCGCATAAAGAGAAGAAAATCGTTGACGATGCCAACAAGGTAGCCGAGGCTTTAAAACAGTTGGAGGTCAAGATAACGGCTAAGGTCGGTGCTGGTGATAAATTGTTCGGTTCTATCGGCACGGCAGATTTGGCCGATGCATTGGCCAAGGAAGGTCATGAAATAGATAGAAAATACATCAGTATTCAAGGAGGCACCGTTAAAAGAACCGGGCCGTACAACGCTCAGATAAGATTGCACCGGGACGTAATAGTCGATTTCCCTTTTGAAGTGATTGCTGAGCAAAAGTAA